AAGTTTATACTATTCAACCATTAAAATAAATGTTAAAACTTGGTGTTATTGGAACAAATATTATTACTGATCAGATGTTAGATGCAGCCAAGAAAACAGGAAAATATGAATTGACAGCTGTCTATTCTCGGACATTAGAACATGCTGAGAAGTTTGGCAAGCCATATGGGGCAACTGAATTTTACGATAACATTGATAAGTTCTTTGAAGAGGGCGATTTTGATGTCGTTTATATTGCTTCACCAAATAGTTTGCACTACCAACAAGCACGGAAAGCAATTGAAAACGATAAATTTATTATTGTTGAAAAGCCAGCCTTCGTAAATCCAAGTGAATACAGTGCGATTGAATCATTATTGGCAGCCCATCCTAAGGCACGTTTGGTTGAAGCAGCTCGTCATATCCATACCAAGATTTATCAAGCTGCCTTGAAGAAAGTTGATGAGATGAAGGAACATTATATTCAAGGAGCAACCATCACTGTAATGAAATACTCATCACGTTTTGATAAAGTTCTTAATGGCAGTGAACCATATCCAAATATTTTTACCCTTAAGTATGCTGGGGGAGCTTTAATGGACCTCGGTGTATATGCTGTATATGGGGCCGTTACTATTTACGGTGAACCAGAATCTGTAGTTTATTTCCCAACTCTGACTAAAACTGGGGTTGATGGTAAAGGGGTTGCAATTCTTAACTATGACAAATTTACTGTCACTCTCAACTTTGGTAAGACAGCTAACTCCCACCTTTATTCTGAAGTTTACGGCTTGAAAGATACTTTAGTCTTTGATAGTATTTTTGATACGCGAAAGGTTACTTATTATGATGCTGACCAAAATGCGCACCCAATCGAAGCGCCCGTTGAAGAAAACTCAATGACTGATGAAATGAATGATTTCGCAGACCTCTTTAACAATCCTGATGATGAAGAAGAAATGAAGAAGTACAAGCATTGGTTAGAATTATCTAAGACGGTCAACTCAGTTATGTACTCCCTTCGTCAATCTGCTCAACTAGTTTTCCCATCTGATAACGATCAAGAATAGTTGATCGAACAATTTCAAAAACACTTTGATGAAAAATACAAGCAACCAACTGCAATCCAAAAAGCAGTTGCGCCGGCATTAAAAACTGACCAATCTGTCCTTGGAATAGCACCGACTGGCTCTGGTAAGACCCTAGCCTTTACGTTGCCACTCTTGCCTAAGATTATGCCAGGCGAGGGAACTCAATTATTGGTTCTCGCACCTTCACAAGAATTGGCAATTCAAACAACCAAGGTAATCCGTGAATGGGCAACTTTAATTGGCGTTAGCGTTCAATCCCTGACAGGGGGGGCAAATTTACGGCGACAAGTTATGAATTTACACCAACACCCTGATGTCGTAGTAGGGACACCTGGACGGGTACTCCATATGCTTGATAACCATCACTTAAAACTCGGCCATTTAATGACAATGGTTATTGATGAAGCTGATGACATGCTTCAAGACGATACTTTAGCTGTCGTAGAAGATATTGAGCGTGCGACCCCGTTATCTACTCAACTAGCATTCTTTTCTGCTACCAAATCTCCTGTTCTGGATGAATTGAATGTGATGTTTGGTCGCGATATTGAAACTATTGATGT
The genomic region above belongs to Limosilactobacillus reuteri and contains:
- a CDS encoding Gfo/Idh/MocA family protein yields the protein MLKLGVIGTNIITDQMLDAAKKTGKYELTAVYSRTLEHAEKFGKPYGATEFYDNIDKFFEEGDFDVVYIASPNSLHYQQARKAIENDKFIIVEKPAFVNPSEYSAIESLLAAHPKARLVEAARHIHTKIYQAALKKVDEMKEHYIQGATITVMKYSSRFDKVLNGSEPYPNIFTLKYAGGALMDLGVYAVYGAVTIYGEPESVVYFPTLTKTGVDGKGVAILNYDKFTVTLNFGKTANSHLYSEVYGLKDTLVFDSIFDTRKVTYYDADQNAHPIEAPVEENSMTDEMNDFADLFNNPDDEEEMKKYKHWLELSKTVNSVMYSLRQSAQLVFPSDNDQE